The sequence GACCGCCGTCAGCGGAGGCAGCCCGGACAGGTAGTCGGTGACGGCGGCGAGTTCGCCCGGATCGGGCCAGTCCGGCTGTTGTACGGCGGGCAGCGCCCGCCAGGTGTCCGGCCGCCAGAGGCCGGCGTCGATTTCCTCGAAGTTGGGTGCCAGAAGCCGTGGCGAAGGCATGCTCTCCCCCTACAACCGTGTGGAGCACGTCGCGGCATCGATGTGTCGGAACGGACCGTATAGGGGGTGTCAGACATGGCACAGAGCCATGTGGAGATTCACGGAAGTGCCACTGGAATTGGTTCCGCGAGAAGCGTCCGACATGGCTCTGTGCCGTCGAAGTGGTTCCCTTATATGCTGCGACGCATCCCCGGATTCCGGACATCACGGCCACCGGTGGGGAAGCGACTCCCGGTATAGCGTTCGACCACCATCGCGAGGCGATCCACACCAGAAAGAATCTTCTCGGGTGGCGTGGCGGCGTAACCCAGGACCAGCCCTCGCCCCAGCCGGTCCGGCTCGTCGGCGAAGGAGGACAGAGGGTAGACACGCAACCGCGACTCCCGGCTGAGCTGGGCCAGTCGTCTCTCGTCGGTGTCGTCGGGGGTCCACGCGACCAGGTGCGTCCCGGGTGGAGCGTCGGTGACCGTGACGAAGCCGCCGAGTTTCGCGCGCAGCCCGTCGACCAGGGCCTCACCACGCTCGGCGTAGATGCCGCGCATCCGGCGGACGTGCCGGGCCAGGTGGTTGCCGTCGATGAATTCGGCGAGCGCGGCCTGGGTGAGGATGTTCAGCGAGTTCACCGTGGCGCGCTGGACGGCGGCGGCCACCTGCGCGAGATCGGGCGGGACGACCAGATAGGCCAGGCACATGCCGGGGAAGAGGATCTTGCTGAACGTGCCGACGTAGATGGCGCGTCCCTCGGCGTCCGTCTGGTGCAGCGGCGGACCGGGGTTCTGCGACCAGAACTCGCCGTCGTAATCGTCCTCGACCACCCAGCCGTCCCGCTCCCGGGCCCAGTCCAGCAGCCGCCGGCGGCGGGCTTCGGACATGCGGACGCTCAGCGGGAAGTGGTTGTTCGGCGTCACCACGGCCATCCGGGCATCCGGATATCGCTCCGCGCCGACGTCGATGCACATCCCCTCGGCGTCGACCGGAACCGGGCAGAGGCGGACACCCGCCGAGTGCAACGCGCCCCGGATGGCCTGCAGACCCGGGTCCTCCACGAGGACCTGGTCGCCGGGCTCCAGCAGCGTCATCGCCACCATGTGCACCGCGGTCTGCGCGCTGGGCTGCACGATCACCTGTTCGGGAGTGCACCGCACGCCGCGCATGAGACCGAGCATGGCGGCGATGCCCTTGCGCAGCGGCCAGTAACCGGCCGGGTCCCGGTGGGTGTACAGCGCGCCGGTCAGCTGATGCGAGGCGCGCAGCAGCAGATGCCCCCAGACCTTGGCCGGGAACTGGTCGAGGGCGGGCACCCCGAGGGTGAACGGCCGGTCGGGGTAGCGCAGCTGGTCGTGCGCCGGGGTGAAGTAGGCGGCCGCCTCGGCCATCCGGGTGGCGGCCCGGGAGATCCGCAGCTCCGGGCGGGCCGCCGGACGCGGGGGCGACGCGCCCTCGTCACGAGCGGGCTTGCGGGAGGCCACCACGGTGCCGGAACCGACCCGGCCGTCGAGGTAGCCCTCGGCCAGCAGCCGGTCGTAGGCGACGAGCACCGTGTTGCGGGACACCCCGAGCTCCTTGGCCAGGGTGCGGGTGGCCGGCAGGCGGGTGCCCGCCGGCAGCTGCCCCGCCTCGATGCTCCATCGCATCTGCTCGTACAGCTGCTGGTACAAAGGAATTGTCGAGTTGCGGTCGAGAACGAGACCGCTCCCGGGAAGTGCGGGAGAATCTCGAGGCATTGATCCCCCCTTGCGAGTGCCGAGTCAGGCCGGACGCCAAAACGGCGCCCGGCCTCGCTGACAATTTTCACGGACCACTCGCGACACGACGGGATGCAACCGATCCGTCAAGTCCGGAGTGGACCGCCGGAATTCTCGTTCCAGCAAAGCTAGCCGACACCCAGAAGTAGGTCGGCCATTTGTGTCGGATTATCGACCACATAAGGCGCGTCAGCCGCCGGTAGTGTCGTCGCAATGGGCCGGTCGCCCGATTGCGTGGCGAGATGGACGACCTCACCGGAGGCCAGCCTCTGATAGGTCTCGATCTGCCCGGCCAGGGTGCTCAGCCCGCCCGAAGCGGCCGGCACGCGCCACGGATTGCGCACCGCGTGGTCCAGCGCGAACCCGGTGAGTGCCACCACCAGCGGCGACCGCCGCGGATCGAGATACGCGATCTTGCAAACGTCGTCCTGATCGGCGCAGATCCGCGGGGCGACGCTCACCGCGCCGGCGCCGGCCTCCTCGATCGATACCGCCCGGTAGTCCGGCCTCACGCCGGTGAGGCGCTCGTTGCAGGCGAGCAGGGCCGCGCCGGTGTCGTCGGTCAGCACCACGTCCGGATCGCCGAGCAGGCCGACCGGCCACGGATCCCGGGACTGGATCGGCGTGCTGATCACCACCGCGCCGGCGATCAGGCCGGCGATCAGCCCGACGAATCCCTCCAGCGGGCTCATCGCCACGATGGCCAGGCGTGTCTGCTCGCTGTCGCTGGGCTCACCGATGTGTCGCGCCAGGTTCGCGGCCCGGCGCAGCAGCTCGCCGTACGCCATCGTCTGTTCCCGGCCGTCGGGTGACTGGCACCGGACCGCCGTGCCGGTCGCCCACCATCCGTCCGTCAGTAGGTCCTCAAGCCATCGCATCCTCTTT is a genomic window of Actinoplanes teichomyceticus ATCC 31121 containing:
- a CDS encoding PLP-dependent aminotransferase family protein, which codes for MYQQLYEQMRWSIEAGQLPAGTRLPATRTLAKELGVSRNTVLVAYDRLLAEGYLDGRVGSGTVVASRKPARDEGASPPRPAARPELRISRAATRMAEAAAYFTPAHDQLRYPDRPFTLGVPALDQFPAKVWGHLLLRASHQLTGALYTHRDPAGYWPLRKGIAAMLGLMRGVRCTPEQVIVQPSAQTAVHMVAMTLLEPGDQVLVEDPGLQAIRGALHSAGVRLCPVPVDAEGMCIDVGAERYPDARMAVVTPNNHFPLSVRMSEARRRRLLDWARERDGWVVEDDYDGEFWSQNPGPPLHQTDAEGRAIYVGTFSKILFPGMCLAYLVVPPDLAQVAAAVQRATVNSLNILTQAALAEFIDGNHLARHVRRMRGIYAERGEALVDGLRAKLGGFVTVTDAPPGTHLVAWTPDDTDERRLAQLSRESRLRVYPLSSFADEPDRLGRGLVLGYAATPPEKILSGVDRLAMVVERYTGSRFPTGGRDVRNPGMRRSI